Proteins found in one Pseudodesulfovibrio sp. JC047 genomic segment:
- a CDS encoding pyridoxal phosphate-dependent aminotransferase: MSISKRCCDLTPFLVMEILEAAQAMERNGESIIHMEVGEPDFDTPDCVKRASCKALENSQTHYTHSLGLLELREAICEDHAKHYNVTIDPANIIVTQGTSPAMLTLFSTLLEPGDQIITSDPCYACYDNFITFAGAEQIKITVSEDDGFQYRVSAIRKALEANDNIKAILINSPANPTGTLLSKERMQAIAALAEEYGLWIVSDEIYQGLVYGETGHSILEFSDRAFVLNGFSKLYAMTGWRLGYLIAPPQFMRTLQTACQNFFISANSMAQWGGLAALKEAGDDVERMKATYDKRRLYILDRLTAMGFTIKNIPTGAFYVLVNMRHLAAKFGGSSLKLAYDILEKAKIGVTPGIDFGEGAEGYIRFSYATSMDNIKEAMNRLERYLKEFE; this comes from the coding sequence ATGAGCATTTCAAAACGCTGTTGCGACCTGACCCCTTTTCTGGTCATGGAAATCCTTGAGGCTGCCCAGGCCATGGAGCGCAATGGCGAATCCATCATTCACATGGAAGTGGGCGAACCCGATTTTGACACACCCGACTGTGTCAAACGCGCTTCCTGCAAGGCTCTCGAAAACAGCCAGACGCACTACACCCACTCACTCGGTCTCCTCGAACTCCGAGAGGCCATCTGCGAAGATCACGCGAAACACTACAATGTCACCATCGATCCCGCGAACATCATCGTGACGCAGGGCACCAGCCCGGCGATGCTGACCCTGTTCTCCACCCTGCTCGAACCCGGAGACCAGATCATCACCAGCGATCCATGCTACGCGTGTTACGACAATTTCATCACCTTTGCCGGTGCCGAACAAATCAAGATCACGGTCTCCGAAGACGACGGTTTCCAATACCGCGTGTCCGCCATTCGCAAGGCGCTTGAGGCCAACGACAACATCAAAGCGATCCTCATCAATTCACCCGCGAATCCCACAGGCACCCTCCTTTCAAAGGAGCGGATGCAGGCCATTGCGGCGTTGGCCGAAGAATACGGACTCTGGATCGTGTCCGACGAAATTTACCAAGGGCTGGTCTACGGAGAAACCGGGCATTCAATTCTCGAATTCTCCGACCGAGCGTTTGTCCTGAACGGATTTTCAAAGCTCTATGCCATGACCGGCTGGCGACTGGGATATCTCATCGCCCCGCCCCAGTTCATGCGCACGCTGCAAACCGCCTGTCAAAACTTCTTCATCTCCGCCAACAGCATGGCGCAATGGGGAGGTCTAGCCGCGCTCAAGGAAGCCGGTGACGATGTCGAACGCATGAAAGCGACCTACGACAAACGCCGTCTGTACATTCTCGACCGACTCACCGCCATGGGATTCACCATCAAGAACATCCCCACCGGCGCGTTCTACGTCCTGGTCAACATGCGCCATCTGGCCGCAAAATTCGGCGGCAGTTCCCTCAAACTCGCCTACGACATTCTCGAAAAAGCGAAAATCGGCGTCACACCCGGAATCGATTTCGGCGAAGGAGCGGAAGGGTACATCCGGTTCTCCTATGCGACCTCGATGGACAACATCAAGGAAGCCATGAATCGGCTCGAACGCTATCTGAAAGAGTTCGAATAG
- a CDS encoding MoaD/ThiS family protein, translated as MITVNLEPDGEQIEMHNTRSVIAVLNTLKLRSTMVIVVRDGELLTADRMLKNGDTLMVRKVTSAG; from the coding sequence ATGATTACAGTGAATCTTGAACCGGACGGAGAGCAGATCGAGATGCACAATACGCGCTCGGTCATTGCTGTGCTGAATACATTGAAGCTCCGTTCAACCATGGTCATCGTCGTGCGCGACGGTGAATTGCTCACAGCGGATCGGATGTTGAAAAATGGCGATACGCTGATGGTTCGTAAAGTAACGTCCGCAGGATAA
- a CDS encoding efflux RND transporter permease subunit, translated as MDIVGTAIRKPVAVLVGVILVTMFGVVALLSLPYQLSPDVTEPVITVTTSWTGATPYEMERDVIEEQEKVLKGIPGLTKMESSNYNSLSELTLKFEIGTEIDRALLRVSNKLDEVPDYPDDVDRPIISATGASTSPVIWMLLKGLPGNDADVTTYMTFFENEIRQYIERVPGVADLFMGGGREDEMHIVVDPTKLASYNLTVTELMTVLQKENVSVAAGTLGVGRRDFRIRTPAEFKSIDDIKSVVITSSGQFRVTLGDVATVSRGNEKPVTVMLQRHASGIAVGVKPEPGTNILDMTNAVEAVVQDLNANVLAEKDIVLDWVYDQRPYIEGAIDLVQRNILIGSAMAILVLFIYLQSFSSTIIVAVSIPVSIIGAFIMFAAAGRSLNIVSMAGISFAVGMLVDNAIVVLENIDRHRHMGKTAFRAAYDGASEVWGAVLASTLTTVAVFLPVVFMEQEAGQLFKDIAIAVTCAIVLSLFVSVLVIPMLANRFYAIAEKKKAKNSGGPRKPAGLSIAKRVLAPLTKFGSLGAGFITMLLRLSLKNWVSRLVTVVGLTMVSVLIVWTMFPKMEYLPQGNRNFILSILIPPPGLSYEERAEIGSYIFEEVEPHFDKRIGDVPGIESLFFVSHPTIHLFGAISNEEQNAAQLIPYFMRLINSIPGMFGVALQASIFEQGLGEGRVINVDFSGDDLEQLVAAAGTMFGMTSKAIQGAQIRPIPSLELLYPEVRFHPYRDRVRAAGLTASDLGMAVDVILDGRKIGDYKEEGKKKIDLILKAASKDVRTPEELYSQLVATPKGWAVPLSSLASMENTYGVNQIRHLERRRTITLQVTPPPDMPLQSAMELIQEKLLPAVEKTGVMHGVQAKLSGAADKLTVTRDALQWNFILAIIITYLLMAALFENFIYPFIILFTVPLAGAGGFLGLWLENILIGPQALDILTMLGFVILIGVVVNNAILIVHQSLNNIREHGMEHKEAVIEATRTRLRPIYMSATTSIFGMLPLAVAPGPGSELYRGLGSVVLGGLALSTVFTVFVIPALLMFVIGMEEVGSRKGME; from the coding sequence ATGGATATTGTCGGAACCGCCATACGAAAACCCGTTGCTGTCCTGGTTGGTGTCATTCTGGTGACCATGTTCGGCGTGGTCGCATTGTTAAGCCTGCCGTATCAATTGTCGCCGGACGTCACCGAACCCGTCATCACCGTGACGACCTCCTGGACCGGAGCTACGCCCTATGAAATGGAGCGTGATGTCATTGAAGAGCAGGAAAAGGTGCTCAAAGGCATTCCTGGTCTGACCAAGATGGAGAGTTCCAACTATAACTCCTTGTCTGAATTGACGCTCAAATTCGAGATCGGGACCGAAATCGATCGTGCGCTTTTGCGTGTGTCCAACAAACTCGATGAAGTTCCGGATTATCCTGATGACGTTGATCGACCGATTATTTCTGCCACGGGTGCGTCCACCTCGCCCGTGATCTGGATGTTGCTCAAGGGATTGCCCGGCAACGATGCGGACGTCACGACATACATGACATTTTTTGAGAATGAGATTCGGCAGTATATCGAACGTGTGCCCGGTGTGGCTGATCTGTTCATGGGCGGTGGTCGTGAAGACGAAATGCATATCGTCGTGGACCCGACCAAGTTGGCTTCGTATAACTTGACGGTCACGGAACTCATGACTGTGTTGCAGAAGGAAAATGTGTCTGTGGCCGCCGGAACACTCGGGGTCGGACGGCGCGATTTCCGTATCCGCACACCAGCCGAATTCAAATCCATTGATGATATCAAATCCGTTGTCATTACTTCTTCCGGGCAGTTTCGTGTGACGCTCGGAGACGTTGCCACGGTGTCCCGAGGCAATGAAAAGCCGGTCACGGTCATGTTGCAACGGCATGCTTCCGGTATTGCCGTTGGCGTCAAGCCCGAACCCGGAACGAATATTCTGGACATGACCAATGCGGTGGAAGCAGTTGTTCAGGACTTGAACGCGAACGTGTTGGCCGAAAAAGATATTGTTCTCGATTGGGTCTATGACCAGCGGCCATACATTGAAGGTGCCATTGATCTGGTGCAGCGGAATATTCTCATCGGATCTGCGATGGCCATTCTGGTCTTGTTCATTTACCTGCAATCGTTCAGTTCCACGATTATCGTGGCTGTGTCCATTCCCGTGTCCATCATTGGTGCATTCATCATGTTTGCTGCGGCGGGACGTAGTCTGAATATTGTCTCCATGGCCGGAATCTCTTTTGCCGTCGGGATGCTCGTGGACAACGCCATTGTTGTTCTTGAAAATATCGACCGACACCGACATATGGGCAAAACAGCTTTCAGGGCGGCCTATGATGGTGCCAGTGAAGTCTGGGGCGCGGTTTTGGCCTCGACATTGACCACGGTTGCTGTCTTCCTTCCCGTTGTTTTCATGGAGCAGGAAGCCGGACAGTTGTTCAAGGATATCGCCATTGCCGTGACCTGCGCCATCGTGCTGTCACTCTTTGTCTCTGTGTTGGTCATTCCCATGTTGGCCAATCGGTTTTATGCCATTGCCGAAAAGAAGAAGGCCAAAAACAGTGGCGGGCCGCGAAAGCCTGCTGGCCTATCCATTGCCAAGCGTGTGCTTGCTCCGTTGACCAAGTTTGGAAGTCTGGGGGCGGGTTTCATCACCATGCTGTTGCGCTTGTCCCTCAAAAATTGGGTCAGTCGGCTTGTAACAGTCGTTGGTTTGACCATGGTCTCAGTGCTGATCGTGTGGACCATGTTCCCGAAGATGGAATATCTGCCGCAGGGCAACCGGAACTTTATCTTGTCCATTTTGATTCCACCGCCAGGTCTTTCCTATGAGGAACGAGCCGAGATTGGTTCCTACATCTTTGAAGAGGTGGAGCCGCATTTCGACAAACGTATCGGGGATGTCCCGGGTATCGAAAGTCTGTTCTTCGTGTCGCATCCCACGATCCACCTTTTTGGAGCCATTTCTAACGAGGAGCAGAATGCCGCCCAATTGATCCCGTATTTCATGCGGTTGATCAACTCGATTCCCGGCATGTTCGGGGTTGCCCTGCAAGCTTCGATCTTCGAGCAGGGGCTTGGTGAAGGACGGGTTATCAATGTCGATTTCTCCGGTGACGATCTGGAACAGCTTGTGGCCGCTGCCGGGACTATGTTTGGCATGACTTCCAAAGCCATTCAAGGTGCCCAGATTCGACCGATTCCTTCGTTGGAATTGCTCTATCCCGAGGTTCGTTTTCATCCGTATCGGGATCGGGTGCGTGCCGCTGGCCTGACCGCCTCTGATCTGGGCATGGCTGTGGACGTGATTCTCGATGGACGAAAAATTGGTGATTACAAGGAAGAGGGCAAAAAAAAGATTGATCTGATTCTCAAAGCGGCCAGTAAAGATGTCAGGACACCCGAAGAACTCTATTCCCAATTGGTGGCGACACCAAAGGGCTGGGCGGTCCCGCTTTCATCACTCGCATCCATGGAAAATACCTATGGTGTAAACCAGATTCGACATCTCGAACGACGGCGGACCATCACCCTCCAGGTGACGCCGCCGCCGGATATGCCGTTGCAGTCGGCCATGGAACTTATTCAGGAAAAGCTTCTTCCTGCCGTTGAAAAGACCGGTGTCATGCACGGCGTGCAGGCCAAGTTATCCGGTGCGGCCGATAAGCTCACCGTGACCCGTGATGCCTTGCAGTGGAACTTCATTCTCGCAATCATCATCACGTATCTGCTCATGGCTGCCTTGTTCGAGAACTTTATTTATCCGTTTATCATCCTGTTTACGGTGCCGCTTGCCGGGGCCGGCGGATTCCTCGGATTGTGGTTGGAGAACATTCTCATCGGTCCACAGGCCCTTGATATTCTGACCATGCTCGGATTTGTCATTCTCATTGGTGTTGTTGTCAACAACGCCATTCTCATCGTGCACCAGTCGCTTAACAATATTCGTGAGCACGGTATGGAGCACAAAGAAGCTGTCATCGAAGCCACGCGAACTCGATTGCGGCCAATCTACATGTCCGCGACAACCTCGATTTTTGGTATGCTTCCGCTTGCCGTGGCCCCCGGGCCTGGTTCGGAGCTTTATCGAGGACTTGGGTCCGTCGTACTCGGCGGATTGGCTTTGTCCACGGTCTTTACCGTGTTCGTCATTCCCGCATTGCTCATGTTTGTGATCGGAATGGAAGAAGTCGGCAGCAGAAAAGGAATGGAATAA
- a CDS encoding peptidylprolyl isomerase: MAAQKGSTIKVHYTGTLKADGSQFDSSEGREPLEFKLGEGMVIAGFEKAVIGKNVGDTMTVEIPPEEGYGNPNEELVFQVRKDQMPPNVELEEGIMLEIRTEDDQPAYVRVTSFDEELVTLDGNHPLAGQTLIFDIELVDVA, from the coding sequence ATGGCAGCCCAAAAAGGCAGCACTATCAAAGTCCACTACACCGGCACACTCAAAGCTGATGGAAGCCAATTTGATTCCAGTGAAGGCCGCGAGCCTCTTGAGTTCAAACTCGGCGAGGGCATGGTCATCGCCGGTTTCGAAAAAGCCGTCATTGGCAAAAACGTCGGTGACACCATGACCGTGGAGATTCCCCCGGAAGAAGGCTACGGCAATCCCAATGAGGAGCTGGTCTTCCAGGTCCGCAAGGACCAAATGCCCCCCAACGTCGAGTTGGAAGAAGGCATCATGCTGGAAATTCGCACCGAAGACGATCAGCCAGCGTATGTTCGCGTCACCTCGTTTGACGAGGAACTCGTCACATTGGACGGCAACCACCCCTTGGCGGGACAAACACTCATATTCGACATTGAGCTTGTGGACGTTGCGTAA
- a CDS encoding response regulator translates to MSQPKILVVDDEKHIRMLYREELEAEGYTVATSDGEEDILDVMTRENPTIVILDIKLGVSRSGLDLLQEIRTKDLQIPVILSTAYDSFQHDLKSIAADYYVVKSVDLSELKDKVRMALNKSGM, encoded by the coding sequence ATGAGCCAACCGAAGATTCTCGTTGTCGATGATGAAAAACATATCCGTATGCTCTATCGGGAGGAACTCGAAGCAGAAGGATATACGGTCGCCACCTCAGATGGTGAAGAGGATATCCTCGATGTCATGACACGAGAAAACCCGACCATCGTCATTCTGGATATCAAACTCGGTGTCAGCCGTTCCGGGCTTGATCTTTTGCAGGAAATCAGAACCAAGGATCTGCAAATTCCAGTCATTCTTTCAACGGCATACGATTCTTTCCAGCATGACCTCAAATCCATTGCAGCCGATTATTATGTCGTCAAATCTGTTGACCTCTCAGAACTCAAGGACAAGGTCCGCATGGCCCTGAACAAGTCCGGCATGTAA
- a CDS encoding glycosyltransferase family 2 protein, with the protein MSIPAISVTMPCYNCGETVSTALESLLRQTMTDFEVVTVDDGSTDSTAGILADYARRDSRIRIVTIPHGGVIAAANAGIEAARGRYIARMDADDESLPDRLAAQSRFLDANPDVGLVGCRIQFGGCRETCAGYAHYVDWTNTVLSHDAISVHRFVEFPVPNPSIMYRRECIARHGMYREGDFPEDYELFLRWLEAGVRMAKVDAELLVWNDPPTRLSRTHPRYDVDAFYRIKTTYLARWLARNNPLHPVVHILGSGRVTRKRADLLLNHGMEFAAYYDIDPRKIGHVVNGVPVIDRHDVPEAGTAFCLSYVGSRGAREDIADFLQGRGYVLGRDFIPVA; encoded by the coding sequence ATGTCCATCCCAGCGATATCCGTCACCATGCCCTGCTACAATTGCGGGGAGACCGTGAGCACGGCTCTTGAGAGCCTGCTGCGGCAGACCATGACGGATTTCGAAGTGGTGACCGTGGATGACGGCAGTACTGATTCAACAGCGGGAATCCTGGCGGACTATGCGCGTCGGGATTCCCGTATTCGGATTGTGACCATTCCCCATGGTGGGGTGATTGCTGCGGCCAATGCGGGTATTGAGGCGGCTCGTGGTCGATATATCGCTCGGATGGATGCGGATGATGAATCCTTGCCGGATCGATTGGCTGCCCAGTCTCGATTTCTCGATGCGAACCCGGATGTCGGGCTGGTCGGGTGTCGAATCCAGTTTGGCGGGTGTCGGGAAACGTGTGCCGGGTACGCGCACTATGTGGATTGGACCAATACCGTGCTTTCGCATGACGCGATCAGTGTGCATCGATTCGTCGAATTTCCGGTACCCAACCCATCCATCATGTACCGGCGGGAGTGTATTGCTCGACACGGCATGTACCGCGAGGGTGATTTCCCGGAAGATTATGAGTTGTTTCTTCGGTGGCTGGAAGCGGGCGTTCGCATGGCGAAGGTGGATGCGGAGTTGCTGGTTTGGAATGATCCTCCGACTCGATTGTCCCGGACCCATCCTCGATATGATGTGGATGCGTTTTATCGGATCAAGACAACGTATTTGGCCCGGTGGCTGGCTCGAAACAATCCTTTGCATCCGGTGGTGCATATCTTGGGGTCCGGGCGTGTGACGCGCAAACGGGCCGATCTGTTGCTCAATCATGGTATGGAATTCGCGGCGTATTATGATATTGATCCCCGCAAGATTGGGCATGTGGTGAACGGGGTGCCGGTGATCGATCGGCATGATGTCCCGGAAGCGGGCACCGCTTTTTGTCTGTCCTATGTAGGCAGTCGCGGGGCGCGTGAGGATATCGCCGATTTTCTGCAAGGGCGGGGGTATGTCTTGGGACGGGATTTCATACCTGTGGCTTAA
- a CDS encoding site-2 protease family protein has protein sequence MFDITAQDIQLYLIMAPGLLIALVCHEVAHGFVAYLLGDPTAKSQGRLTLNPLKHLDPIGTLAFFFVQFGWARPVPVNAGYFAKPRQGMMLTAMAGPGVNFLLAALFALAFHIMVAFNLDGRSAFYAVAYYGVFVNLILGVFNLLPIPPLDGSNVVAYFLPPKAAYTFMSLSRYGFVILIGIILLGRFTGFSLVGELILPVVHFMASLLGIPM, from the coding sequence ATGTTTGATATTACCGCACAAGACATCCAGCTCTATCTCATCATGGCTCCGGGCCTGCTTATCGCATTGGTTTGCCATGAGGTAGCCCATGGATTCGTGGCGTATTTGCTCGGTGATCCCACGGCCAAATCCCAAGGGCGTTTGACACTCAATCCGCTCAAGCATCTGGACCCCATTGGAACACTGGCCTTTTTCTTTGTCCAATTCGGGTGGGCGCGTCCCGTTCCCGTCAATGCCGGATATTTCGCCAAACCCCGGCAAGGCATGATGCTCACGGCCATGGCCGGACCCGGCGTCAATTTTCTGCTGGCCGCGCTCTTTGCCCTAGCATTTCATATCATGGTTGCCTTCAACCTTGATGGACGGAGCGCATTCTATGCCGTGGCGTACTACGGCGTCTTCGTCAATCTCATTCTCGGCGTTTTCAACCTGCTGCCCATTCCGCCGCTGGACGGCAGCAACGTTGTCGCGTACTTTCTCCCTCCGAAAGCAGCCTATACGTTCATGTCGCTGAGCCGCTATGGCTTCGTCATCCTCATTGGCATCATCCTGTTGGGGCGCTTCACCGGTTTTTCACTGGTTGGCGAGCTGATCCTGCCCGTGGTTCATTTCATGGCCAGCCTGCTCGGCATCCCCATGTAA
- the trpS gene encoding tryptophan--tRNA ligase, translating into MSERKRIVSGMRPTGPLHLGHYFGVIANWVKLQEEYDCYYFVADWHALTSEYADPTRTKGFVPGLVKDWVAAGLDPEKCSIFQQSMVKEHAELNLLLGMTTPLGWLERCPTYKEQKTELAQKELNTFGFLGYPVLMTADILMYKPCAVPVGKDQLPHLELTREIARRFNHLNKTDLFPEPADMLTKECKLPGLDGRKMSKSYGNSIMLSEPIDEIMPKLRGMKTDENRLRKSDPGDPNICNLYPYHELMTDPAKLPEIQEGCRNASWGCVDCKKLLMKSMEEFLTPLHERRAACTDAMVQEILYAGNEKARAYAQQTMAEVRQVMNFDF; encoded by the coding sequence ATGAGCGAAAGAAAACGCATCGTTTCCGGCATGAGACCCACCGGTCCCCTTCATCTTGGTCACTATTTCGGCGTTATCGCCAACTGGGTCAAACTCCAGGAAGAATATGACTGTTATTACTTTGTCGCTGACTGGCACGCCCTGACCAGCGAATACGCCGATCCCACCAGAACCAAAGGTTTTGTTCCCGGCCTGGTCAAAGACTGGGTCGCCGCAGGCCTGGACCCGGAAAAATGTAGTATTTTCCAGCAGTCCATGGTCAAGGAACACGCGGAACTCAACCTGCTTCTGGGCATGACCACCCCGCTTGGCTGGCTGGAACGGTGTCCCACATACAAAGAACAGAAAACCGAATTGGCCCAAAAGGAATTGAACACCTTCGGTTTTCTCGGCTACCCCGTGCTCATGACCGCAGACATTCTCATGTACAAGCCGTGCGCCGTGCCCGTGGGCAAGGATCAGTTGCCACACCTGGAGCTGACCCGCGAAATCGCCCGTCGTTTCAATCATTTGAACAAGACTGACCTTTTCCCGGAACCGGCGGACATGCTCACCAAGGAATGCAAATTGCCCGGTCTCGATGGTCGCAAGATGTCCAAAAGTTACGGCAACTCGATCATGCTCTCAGAGCCGATTGACGAAATCATGCCAAAACTGCGCGGCATGAAGACCGATGAGAACCGGCTTCGCAAGTCCGATCCGGGCGATCCGAATATCTGCAACCTGTACCCGTACCACGAACTCATGACCGACCCGGCCAAGCTGCCCGAGATTCAGGAAGGCTGCCGAAACGCCTCATGGGGATGTGTGGACTGCAAGAAACTGCTCATGAAATCCATGGAAGAATTTCTGACGCCCTTGCACGAACGCCGCGCAGCCTGTACTGACGCGATGGTTCAGGAAATTTTGTACGCCGGCAACGAAAAAGCCCGCGCCTACGCACAGCAAACCATGGCAGAAGTTCGTCAAGTCATGAATTTCGACTTCTAG
- a CDS encoding TIGR00269 family protein encodes MKCIRCKKTACVALPSHHSGFCKDCFPLFFTKQVETAIRREKMFTHDERILVALSGGKDSLALMLELKLQGYDVTGLHIDLGIPKSSEKARKKVEDFCSLHDLNLRVFEMEKWGLPIPDIKQYVKRPVCSVCGKMKRHHFNRIAVEEGFDVLATGHNLDDEVARLFANTLRWDTAYLSDQGPVLPASDGFVRKVKPLFRLSEFETANYAFLKGIEIHSDPCPYASGASFTNHKEMWGELEYRSPGQKFQFYQSFLKKGKPAFANLEKEVGVELHPCEECGSPTSAGVCSVCRIRAAVQASKVEAGVA; translated from the coding sequence ATGAAATGTATTCGTTGTAAAAAGACCGCCTGTGTCGCGTTGCCCAGTCACCATTCCGGATTTTGCAAGGACTGTTTCCCGCTTTTTTTCACCAAACAGGTGGAAACAGCCATTCGTCGGGAAAAGATGTTTACCCATGACGAACGAATTCTTGTGGCCTTGTCCGGCGGCAAGGATTCGTTGGCCCTGATGCTCGAATTGAAATTGCAAGGCTATGATGTCACGGGGTTGCATATCGATCTTGGCATTCCAAAATCTTCGGAAAAGGCCCGGAAGAAAGTCGAGGATTTTTGCTCGTTGCATGATTTGAATCTGCGCGTGTTTGAAATGGAAAAATGGGGATTGCCCATTCCGGATATCAAGCAATACGTCAAACGGCCCGTGTGCTCGGTGTGCGGCAAGATGAAACGGCATCATTTCAATCGTATTGCTGTTGAAGAGGGCTTTGATGTCCTGGCCACCGGCCACAATCTGGATGATGAAGTGGCTCGTCTTTTTGCCAATACCTTGCGGTGGGATACCGCGTATCTGTCCGATCAGGGACCGGTGTTGCCCGCCAGCGATGGTTTTGTGCGCAAGGTCAAGCCGTTGTTCCGATTGAGTGAATTCGAGACCGCCAATTACGCTTTTCTCAAGGGGATCGAAATTCATTCCGATCCGTGTCCGTATGCGTCGGGTGCGAGTTTTACCAATCATAAGGAAATGTGGGGAGAACTGGAATATCGAAGCCCAGGCCAGAAATTCCAGTTCTATCAATCCTTTCTCAAGAAAGGAAAGCCCGCTTTTGCCAATCTGGAAAAAGAGGTCGGCGTGGAATTGCATCCCTGTGAGGAATGTGGGTCGCCCACCAGTGCCGGAGTGTGTTCGGTCTGTCGCATTCGTGCGGCGGTTCAGGCGAGCAAGGTGGAAGCAGGCGTCGCATAA
- a CDS encoding late competence development ComFB family protein, whose protein sequence is MQQEPVYIHNVDVSKIVNRNEKRVAELIPQLLNDYYQDFIFEDLDIQDIYALTLNLIPAGYAQSGSIVLSNRLSDFEINSKIRIAVERVLENPTRASR, encoded by the coding sequence ATGCAGCAAGAACCAGTATACATACACAATGTCGATGTTTCGAAAATCGTCAATCGGAACGAAAAACGCGTCGCTGAACTCATTCCGCAACTGCTCAATGACTATTATCAGGATTTCATTTTCGAAGATCTCGATATCCAGGATATCTACGCGCTCACGCTCAATCTCATTCCCGCCGGATACGCTCAGTCAGGTTCCATTGTTCTCTCCAACCGATTATCCGATTTCGAAATCAATTCGAAAATCCGTATCGCCGTCGAAAGAGTCCTCGAAAACCCCACCCGAGCAAGTCGCTAG
- the lepB gene encoding signal peptidase I, whose protein sequence is MTDTNILQSVSDFKPRRPWLAGLSSFIVTGLGQVYNGQWKKGIGFLLAELVFSLGMMWFMADFVSMLLCLAIVLGYKFFVAGEAYVSAQSMQEYTPGKGNRWWVYGLFMVVNIVLGILLQLCLSQPYKTYTAASGSMIPALYEGDYFMAENLEEGDALRRGDVVIFSYPKDENITFIKRVIGLPGETLDIRRQQVFIDGQRLEESYARHTKDSRLPQRDVLQPVTLGADEYFVMGDNREESYDSRWWGAVKRDKILARARYVYLPSDKAPESWIDRLGLDVR, encoded by the coding sequence ATGACTGATACGAATATTCTCCAAAGTGTGTCTGATTTTAAGCCGAGAAGGCCGTGGCTGGCTGGACTATCGTCATTTATCGTGACGGGTCTTGGTCAGGTCTATAATGGACAGTGGAAAAAAGGGATTGGTTTTCTGCTGGCCGAGTTGGTTTTTTCTTTGGGCATGATGTGGTTCATGGCCGATTTCGTGTCCATGCTGCTCTGTCTTGCTATTGTCCTCGGGTATAAATTTTTTGTGGCTGGTGAAGCCTATGTTTCTGCACAATCCATGCAGGAATATACACCGGGTAAGGGCAATCGGTGGTGGGTCTATGGTCTGTTCATGGTGGTGAACATTGTCTTGGGAATTTTATTGCAACTGTGCCTTTCCCAACCGTACAAGACATATACCGCTGCATCCGGTTCAATGATTCCGGCCTTGTATGAAGGGGATTATTTCATGGCAGAGAATCTGGAGGAGGGCGATGCGCTACGACGGGGGGATGTCGTCATCTTTTCGTATCCAAAAGATGAAAATATCACGTTTATCAAGCGCGTCATCGGGCTTCCGGGGGAGACGCTGGACATTCGGCGGCAACAGGTTTTTATCGACGGGCAACGGCTGGAAGAATCGTATGCGCGTCATACCAAGGACAGTCGGTTGCCGCAGCGGGATGTGTTGCAGCCTGTCACGCTTGGAGCGGATGAGTATTTCGTCATGGGTGACAACCGTGAAGAAAGTTATGACTCTCGGTGGTGGGGAGCGGTCAAACGGGACAAGATTCTCGCCCGGGCCAGATATGTCTATCTCCCGAGTGATAAGGCACCTGAGTCATGGATTGACCGGCTCGGTTTGGACGTTCGTTAG